Sequence from the Phyllobacterium zundukense genome:
GCAAAATAGCACCCGGATTTCCTTGCAGGTAATTGTCTGACGGGATGGCGGGATAGCCCCTTGGTACTGGTCCCGCCGTGGCGCTGCTATCTTTCGAGAATGCATAATTTTCTAGACCCGATGTCGGGATTGGCCATAGTGGATCGTCTTCAAATCAGAAGGAACGATCCATGCTTTACGCCATACTTTGCTATAATCCCGAAGATGTTGTCAGTTCCTGGACCAAGGAGGAAGATGACGCCGTTATGGCGCGCCTTGCTGTCGTCCAGGAAGAGCTTACCAAGCAGGGACGTCTTGGCCCTGTCGCTAGGCTTCTACCGACTACGGCTGCGACCACCCTTCGTAAAGGTCGTGAGGACCCAATTGTCATCGACGGGCCG
This genomic interval carries:
- a CDS encoding YciI family protein, with protein sequence MLYAILCYNPEDVVSSWTKEEDDAVMARLAVVQEELTKQGRLGPVARLLPTTAATTLRKGREDPIVIDGPFAETKEQLLGFYIVDCESLDEALETARDLARANPGTGSYEIRPVGIFRRGSSFP